In Flavobacterium sp. N1736, the following are encoded in one genomic region:
- the menD gene encoding 2-succinyl-5-enolpyruvyl-6-hydroxy-3-cyclohexene-1-carboxylic-acid synthase, which produces MIYPKIPLAQSIIEICLAKGITNIIISPGSRNAPLTIGFAQNPNFTCYSIADERCAAFFALGIAQQIKKPTAIICTSGSALLNYYPAVAEAFYSQIPLIVISADRPQSKIDIGDGQTIRQENVFQNHSVFNANLTEEASEENDLKINKAIETAILQKGPVHINAPFEEPLYQTVETLSVHPKVTISEQIIGTKTIENSEEFVSIWNSAKRKLIMIGVNEANTIDEKIIENWANDPSVVVLTETTSNLHHPGFINSIDTLITPFQDVDFQEFQPDLLVTFGGMIVSKRIKAFLRKYQPKQHWHIDTLRAYDTFNALTKHVVMQPNDFFTDLLSKTGITESDYFSKIDTIYDLRKVRKQEYLNKIPFSDFQVFEKIIEALPKNSQLQISNSSAIRYAQLIDIDSSIEVFCNRGTSGIDGSTSTAIGASVGSKKPNVFITGDISFLYDSNALWNSYIPKNFKIILINNGGGGIFRILPGHEEKPVFNTYFETSHHLTAEHLAKMYKMNYFTATDLDSLNKGIETLYANNDAPTILEIFTPTLDNNVILNQFFKELI; this is translated from the coding sequence ATGATTTACCCCAAAATACCGCTTGCCCAAAGCATTATCGAAATTTGTTTAGCAAAAGGAATCACCAATATTATAATTTCTCCGGGATCAAGAAATGCACCTTTAACAATAGGTTTTGCCCAAAATCCTAATTTTACCTGTTACAGTATCGCAGATGAACGCTGCGCCGCATTTTTTGCATTAGGAATTGCACAGCAAATTAAAAAACCAACAGCAATTATATGTACTTCAGGATCAGCACTGTTAAATTATTATCCGGCTGTAGCCGAAGCATTTTACAGTCAGATTCCGTTAATTGTAATTTCTGCAGATCGTCCGCAAAGTAAAATAGACATTGGCGACGGACAAACGATTCGTCAGGAAAATGTTTTTCAAAATCACTCTGTTTTTAATGCCAATTTGACTGAAGAAGCTTCTGAAGAAAATGACTTAAAAATAAATAAAGCAATCGAAACGGCCATTCTTCAAAAAGGTCCGGTACATATTAATGCACCTTTCGAAGAACCGCTTTATCAAACTGTAGAAACGCTTTCAGTACATCCGAAAGTCACAATTTCAGAGCAAATTATTGGAACAAAAACAATAGAAAACAGCGAAGAATTTGTTTCAATCTGGAATTCAGCCAAACGTAAATTAATAATGATTGGCGTAAACGAAGCCAATACTATTGATGAAAAAATTATAGAAAATTGGGCAAATGATCCATCTGTTGTAGTGTTGACAGAAACAACTTCTAATCTTCATCATCCGGGTTTTATCAATAGTATTGATACTTTAATTACTCCATTTCAAGATGTTGATTTTCAAGAATTTCAGCCCGATCTTTTAGTAACTTTTGGGGGAATGATTGTTTCAAAAAGAATCAAGGCATTTTTACGAAAATACCAGCCAAAACAACATTGGCACATAGATACTTTGCGTGCGTATGATACTTTTAATGCATTGACAAAACATGTTGTGATGCAGCCAAATGATTTTTTTACAGATTTACTTTCAAAAACCGGCATTACAGAAAGTGATTATTTTTCGAAAATCGATACAATTTATGATTTGCGAAAAGTTAGAAAACAAGAATATTTAAATAAAATACCATTTTCAGATTTTCAGGTTTTCGAAAAAATAATTGAGGCTTTGCCAAAAAACAGTCAATTGCAAATTAGCAATAGTTCAGCCATTCGATATGCACAATTAATTGATATTGATAGTTCTATCGAAGTTTTTTGCAATCGTGGCACAAGCGGAATAGACGGAAGTACATCAACGGCAATTGGAGCTTCGGTTGGGAGCAAAAAACCAAATGTGTTTATAACCGGAGATATTAGCTTTTTGTATGATAGTAATGCTTTGTGGAATTCATATATTCCAAAAAACTTCAAAATTATATTGATAAATAATGGAGGAGGAGGAATTTTCAGGATTTTACCCGGTCATGAAGAAAAACCTGTTTTTAATACTTATTTTGAAACTTCGCATCATTTAACTGCAGAACATTTAGCCAAAATGTACAAAATGAATTATTTTACAGCAACAGATTTAGATTCTTTAAATAAAGGAATTGAAACATTATATGCTAATAATGATGCGCCAACTATTTTAGAAATTTTCACACCAACTTTAGATAACAATGTTATTTTAAATCAGTTTTTCAAAGAATTAATTTAG
- a CDS encoding glutathione peroxidase encodes MKKLLFLAYSALFLISCQNQAQTNKTKTPKTDNVMTKETIYQFKVEDLSGNPFDFASLKGKKVMIVNTASKCGLTPQYKDLEAIYKEYKDKGFVIVGFPANNFASQEPGTNEEIGAFCQQNYGVTFPMMDKVSVKGDDMCEVYKFLTQKSKNGLQDSEVEWNFQKYLINEKGELVKVIKPRTLPTDPEVINWIKS; translated from the coding sequence ATGAAAAAATTACTATTTCTAGCCTATAGCGCACTATTTTTAATTAGCTGCCAAAATCAGGCGCAAACCAATAAAACAAAAACGCCTAAAACGGATAATGTTATGACAAAAGAAACTATTTATCAATTTAAAGTAGAAGATTTATCAGGAAATCCTTTTGATTTTGCTTCTTTAAAAGGCAAAAAAGTAATGATTGTAAATACGGCTTCAAAATGTGGGTTAACGCCTCAATACAAAGATCTTGAAGCAATTTATAAAGAATATAAAGATAAAGGTTTTGTAATTGTAGGTTTTCCGGCAAATAACTTTGCATCACAGGAACCTGGTACAAATGAAGAAATTGGCGCTTTTTGTCAACAAAATTACGGTGTTACTTTCCCAATGATGGATAAAGTTTCGGTAAAAGGAGATGATATGTGCGAAGTATATAAATTCCTGACTCAGAAATCTAAAAATGGTTTACAGGATTCAGAAGTAGAATGGAATTTTCAAAAATATCTAATCAACGAAAAAGGCGAATTGGTAAAAGTAATCAAGCCAAGAACATTGCCAACAGATCCTGAAGTTATCAACTGGATAAAAAGCTAA
- a CDS encoding 1,4-dihydroxy-2-naphthoyl-CoA synthase, producing the protein MDWITAREFEDITYKKCNGVARIAFNRPNVRNAFRPKTTSELYQAFYDAQEDTSIGVVLLSAEGPSTKDGIYSFCSGGDQNARGHQGYVGEDGQHRLNILEVQRLIRFMPKVVIAVVPGWAVGGGHSLHVVCDMTLASKEHAIFKQTDADVTSFDGGYGSAYLAKMVGQKKAREIFFLGRNYSAQEAMDMGMVNAVIPHDELEATAYEWAQEILQKSPTSIKMLKFAMNLTDDGMVGQQVFAGEATRLAYMTEEAKEGRNAFLEKRKPNFGENKWLP; encoded by the coding sequence ATGGATTGGATAACTGCCAGAGAATTTGAAGATATAACCTATAAAAAATGTAACGGAGTTGCAAGAATTGCTTTTAACAGACCAAATGTGAGAAATGCTTTTCGACCAAAAACAACTTCAGAATTGTATCAGGCATTTTATGATGCTCAGGAAGACACTTCGATTGGAGTGGTTTTACTTTCTGCAGAAGGACCATCAACAAAAGATGGTATATATTCTTTTTGCAGTGGAGGCGATCAAAATGCACGTGGACATCAGGGTTATGTTGGAGAAGATGGTCAGCATCGTTTAAATATTCTCGAAGTACAGCGTTTAATCCGTTTTATGCCAAAAGTAGTTATTGCCGTAGTTCCGGGATGGGCTGTTGGCGGCGGACACAGTTTGCATGTAGTTTGCGATATGACTTTGGCAAGTAAGGAACATGCTATTTTTAAACAAACCGATGCCGATGTAACAAGTTTTGACGGAGGTTACGGATCTGCATATCTGGCTAAAATGGTGGGTCAGAAAAAAGCGCGTGAGATTTTCTTTTTAGGAAGAAATTATTCTGCTCAGGAAGCAATGGATATGGGAATGGTAAATGCCGTGATTCCGCATGATGAACTGGAAGCAACAGCGTATGAATGGGCACAGGAAATTCTTCAAAAATCACCAACTTCAATAAAAATGCTAAAATTCGCCATGAACTTAACTGATGACGGAATGGTTGGTCAGCAGGTTTTTGCCGGAGAAGCAACACGTTTGGCTTATATGACCGAAGAAGCAAAAGAAGGAAGAAATGCCTTTCTAGAAAAAAGAAAACCAAACTTTGGCGAGAATAAATGGTTGCCGTAA
- a CDS encoding DUF2853 family protein produces the protein MSTREELIKKYAGDLKEKCGVTPNMDLLTKVTIGCGPAIYNADASTVSATQHSEIDTVKNNFLIKKLGLPNGPELEAAIHAVLEKYGHSNKHKYRAVVYYLLTIHFKKESVYK, from the coding sequence ATGAGCACAAGAGAAGAATTAATTAAAAAGTATGCAGGAGATCTAAAAGAAAAATGCGGTGTAACTCCAAATATGGATTTATTGACCAAAGTAACAATTGGCTGCGGACCGGCAATTTACAATGCCGATGCATCAACGGTTTCAGCAACACAGCATTCAGAAATAGATACAGTGAAAAATAATTTCCTGATTAAAAAATTAGGTTTACCAAATGGTCCGGAATTAGAAGCGGCAATTCATGCGGTTCTTGAAAAATACGGACATTCGAACAAACACAAATACAGAGCAGTAGTTTACTATTTATTGACCATACACTTTAAAAAAGAAAGTGTTTACAAATAG
- a CDS encoding thioredoxin family protein, with protein MRFLYTFLLFISLQIISAQNHFVPDDIPYKTALETAKTEGKPLFIMLYADWCPHCNQMKKDVFSDTEVMDFLKKNYVCVWKNIEKEEGIALKNKFNTKALPAFLFLDANETLLYALKGEMKKPEFMTEANYALNSKMQLPYLEKEFLADKSNSTKFFAYLNTMRKGQERTELAIPTHIYLETQSDDQLVSETNWRVIANGVTDINSREFQYVLKHQKEFAAVASKNRVDRKIENIVTELLRPYVDNLDTVNYYKKREIAKSIRLQKTDSLVFKFDLTLAERTEKWQFYKKVTLEDTQKLVWNDASFLKDIGQTYLKHITDEESLKKSISWVKHSLELNDSYDGNLLLARLYNKIKDKKLALKYAKDAKVISNEMNWNSKDVDTLLAELNTK; from the coding sequence ATGCGATTTCTATATACATTCCTTCTTTTTATTTCATTGCAGATTATTAGTGCTCAAAATCATTTTGTTCCGGATGATATTCCGTATAAAACAGCGCTGGAAACTGCAAAAACAGAAGGAAAACCACTTTTTATAATGCTTTATGCTGATTGGTGTCCGCATTGTAATCAAATGAAAAAAGATGTTTTTAGTGATACAGAAGTTATGGATTTTCTTAAAAAAAACTACGTTTGTGTTTGGAAAAATATAGAAAAAGAAGAAGGAATAGCGCTAAAAAATAAATTCAATACGAAAGCATTGCCTGCTTTTTTATTTTTAGATGCCAATGAAACGCTTTTGTATGCTTTAAAAGGTGAAATGAAAAAACCTGAATTTATGACGGAAGCCAATTACGCTTTGAATTCTAAGATGCAATTGCCTTATTTAGAAAAAGAGTTTTTAGCCGATAAAAGCAATTCGACCAAGTTTTTTGCTTATTTAAATACAATGAGAAAAGGGCAAGAAAGAACAGAATTAGCAATTCCCACCCATATTTATCTTGAAACGCAATCTGATGATCAATTAGTTAGCGAAACAAACTGGCGCGTGATTGCAAATGGTGTAACTGATATTAATTCGAGAGAGTTTCAGTATGTTTTAAAACATCAGAAAGAATTTGCTGCTGTGGCTTCAAAAAATCGTGTCGATCGCAAAATAGAAAATATTGTTACTGAATTACTGCGCCCGTATGTTGATAATTTAGATACGGTAAATTATTATAAAAAAAGAGAAATCGCAAAATCTATTCGTTTGCAAAAAACAGATTCTCTGGTTTTTAAGTTTGATTTAACGTTGGCAGAAAGAACAGAGAAATGGCAATTTTATAAAAAAGTTACGCTTGAAGATACTCAAAAATTAGTTTGGAATGATGCCAGTTTTCTAAAGGACATCGGACAGACTTATTTAAAACATATTACGGATGAAGAAAGCCTTAAAAAATCAATTTCATGGGTAAAACATTCTTTGGAATTAAATGATTCATACGATGGAAATCTGCTTTTGGCCCGACTTTATAATAAAATTAAAGACAAGAAATTAGCTTTAAAATATGCCAAAGATGCTAAGGTTATTTCTAATGAAATGAACTGGAATTCTAAAGATGTTGATACTCTGTTAGCTGAATTAAACACTAAATAA
- a CDS encoding GNAT family N-acetyltransferase — translation MSVILRPATTNDLEKILEIVNHSILHTTANYSYDIQTLEVQTKWFEDKKAKNLPIVVADLDGEVVGFGSYGQFREKIGYQYTVEHSVYVVDHVIGKGIGSKLLTELIRLAKDQGYHVMIGAIDADNAGSIAFHEKFGFTVTGTIREVGYKFDHWLDLVFMQLILV, via the coding sequence ATGAGCGTTATACTAAGACCCGCAACTACAAATGATTTAGAAAAAATTCTGGAAATCGTTAATCATTCTATTTTGCATACTACAGCAAATTATAGTTATGATATTCAAACTCTTGAAGTACAGACAAAATGGTTTGAAGATAAAAAAGCAAAAAACCTGCCTATTGTCGTAGCCGATTTAGATGGCGAAGTAGTTGGTTTTGGTAGTTATGGGCAATTTCGTGAAAAAATTGGCTATCAATATACGGTCGAACATTCTGTTTATGTGGTCGATCATGTAATAGGAAAAGGGATTGGTTCTAAATTATTGACTGAATTAATTCGTTTAGCAAAAGATCAGGGTTATCACGTTATGATTGGCGCCATTGATGCTGATAATGCAGGAAGTATTGCTTTTCATGAAAAATTTGGGTTTACTGTAACCGGAACTATCCGTGAAGTGGGATACAAATTTGATCACTGGCTTGATTTGGTTTTTATGCAGTTGATATTGGTTTAA
- a CDS encoding S1 RNA-binding domain-containing protein has product MIEIGKYNTLTILRDTKVGLFLGNPEKDPEGIHDILLPNKYVPNEFEIGEELIVFVYLDHEQRPVATTLEPYILLNEFALLRVNYINQVGAFMDWGMEKDILVPFKEQARPMEKGKRYLVYLYMDEKTNRLVASSKLNQFLSNENLTVEKGEEVDLIVSHITELGINVIINEQHKGLLYKDEVYDDAIRTGDRMRGYIKTIRPDNKIDVALQVQGYQSIEPNAEKILDELRANRGFLRLNDNSHPEDIKTVLKMSKKTFKKAIGALYKDKLIEIKEDGIYLIKEE; this is encoded by the coding sequence ATGATTGAAATAGGAAAATACAATACACTAACTATATTACGTGATACCAAAGTTGGTTTGTTTTTAGGAAATCCTGAAAAAGATCCTGAAGGAATTCACGACATATTATTACCCAATAAATACGTTCCCAATGAATTTGAAATAGGCGAAGAACTTATCGTTTTCGTTTATTTAGATCACGAACAGCGCCCGGTTGCGACAACTCTTGAACCTTATATTTTATTGAATGAATTTGCTCTTTTACGTGTAAATTACATCAATCAGGTTGGTGCTTTTATGGATTGGGGAATGGAAAAAGATATTTTGGTTCCGTTTAAAGAACAGGCGCGCCCAATGGAAAAAGGAAAACGTTATCTGGTTTACCTTTATATGGATGAAAAAACCAATCGTTTGGTGGCTTCAAGCAAATTGAACCAATTTCTAAGCAATGAAAACCTAACGGTAGAAAAAGGAGAAGAAGTTGATTTGATTGTTTCTCATATTACAGAATTAGGTATCAATGTGATTATCAATGAACAACACAAAGGATTATTGTATAAAGATGAAGTATATGATGATGCCATTAGAACCGGCGACAGAATGCGCGGATATATTAAAACCATTCGTCCTGACAATAAAATAGATGTTGCTTTGCAAGTACAGGGTTATCAGAGTATTGAGCCAAATGCAGAGAAAATTTTAGATGAATTAAGAGCAAACAGAGGCTTTTTACGCTTAAATGACAATTCGCACCCTGAGGATATTAAAACGGTATTAAAAATGAGTAAAAAAACCTTTAAAAAAGCAATTGGAGCTTTATATAAAGACAAACTCATAGAAATAAAAGAAGATGGAATTTATCTTATAAAAGAAGAATAG